From one Nonomuraea polychroma genomic stretch:
- a CDS encoding SDR family NAD(P)-dependent oxidoreductase: protein MPTLAIVGAGPGMGLAIARTFGSRGFDVALIARTKEKLETLVDQLGQEGITAAAFPADVLDRASLTDALDAAKARFGGIEVLEYSPAPHARVPGLTLAAPSEVTVDNLQPMIEYAFYGAITAAQTVLPAMREADAGTLLFTTGGGSVDPVPMFGNANPAQAALRNWVLNLNKELAGSGVHAAHVAINVWIGEGGQAGFPAATPEQIAPLYWDLYENRDRSEAVFNA, encoded by the coding sequence GTGCCCACTCTCGCCATCGTCGGCGCCGGCCCCGGCATGGGCCTGGCCATCGCCCGCACCTTCGGTAGCCGCGGCTTCGACGTCGCCCTGATCGCCCGCACCAAGGAGAAGCTGGAAACGCTGGTCGACCAGCTCGGCCAGGAAGGCATCACGGCCGCCGCGTTCCCCGCCGACGTCCTCGACCGCGCCTCACTGACCGATGCCCTGGACGCGGCCAAGGCCCGCTTCGGCGGCATCGAGGTACTGGAGTACTCCCCTGCCCCGCACGCCCGGGTGCCCGGCCTCACTCTGGCCGCTCCCTCGGAGGTCACGGTGGACAATCTGCAGCCGATGATCGAGTACGCCTTCTATGGCGCCATCACGGCGGCCCAGACGGTGCTGCCCGCGATGCGCGAGGCGGACGCCGGGACCCTGCTGTTCACCACCGGCGGCGGTTCCGTGGACCCGGTACCGATGTTCGGCAACGCCAACCCGGCCCAGGCAGCTCTGCGCAACTGGGTGCTCAACCTGAACAAGGAACTGGCGGGCAGCGGCGTGCACGCCGCCCACGTGGCGATCAACGTCTGGATCGGCGAGGGCGGCCAGGCGGGATTTCCGGCGGCCACGCCCGAGCAGATCGCTCCCCTGTACTGGGACCTGTACGAGAACCGCGACCGCTCCGAGGCCGTCTTCAACGCCTGA